From Halobacterium sp. R2-5, the proteins below share one genomic window:
- a CDS encoding DICT sensory domain-containing protein: protein MSLREVVATVRGREKTLTVYTNPGTSVVPELREYFASQNVAIEDADAGSDPEHAVLSDDGEFLTAVGIDALRSLTDGSPRDVGEEAAYSRLLSRLDRTTFTSYSRRQMLEATREIEDRAWRTRDGRLYAGFQRASNFAGERDTYARLAATDLDVHVYGLPDATVDVPDGVTFHGAAIPDVASSWFVVFDGGDDPRQACALLATEREDGFYGFWTYDAALVDDALDALGVARISA from the coding sequence ATGAGCCTCCGCGAGGTGGTCGCGACGGTCCGGGGGCGCGAGAAGACGCTCACGGTGTACACGAACCCCGGCACGAGCGTCGTGCCGGAGCTCCGGGAGTACTTCGCGTCCCAGAACGTCGCCATCGAGGACGCCGACGCCGGCAGCGACCCCGAGCACGCGGTGCTCTCGGACGACGGCGAGTTCCTCACCGCGGTCGGCATCGACGCGCTCCGGTCGCTGACCGACGGGTCCCCACGGGACGTCGGCGAGGAAGCGGCGTACAGCCGGCTGCTCTCGCGCCTCGACCGCACGACGTTCACCTCGTACAGCCGCCGCCAGATGCTCGAAGCCACCCGCGAAATCGAGGACCGCGCGTGGCGCACGCGGGACGGCCGCCTGTACGCGGGCTTCCAGCGCGCGTCGAACTTCGCGGGCGAACGCGACACCTACGCCCGCCTCGCCGCCACGGACCTCGACGTCCACGTCTACGGCCTCCCGGACGCGACCGTCGACGTGCCCGACGGCGTCACGTTCCACGGTGCCGCGATTCCCGACGTCGCGTCGTCGTGGTTCGTCGTCTTCGACGGCGGCGACGACCCACGGCAGGCGTGCGCGCTGCTCGCGACCGAGCGCGAGGACGGCTTCTACGGCTTCTGGACGTACGACGCGGCGCTCGTCGACGACGCGCTCGACGCGCTCGGCGTGGCCCGCATCTCGGCGTAA
- a CDS encoding amidohydrolase family protein, protein MRVFDAARLVDGRRDEALDDARLVVDDDGTVAAAGPREGVDAPPEADRVEFPESTVVPGFVDAHVHLQGARSMDVADWTTTPDSLAAARATADLRSLARAGFTSVRDLGSTVGPGLREAVREGEVTGPRVFTSGRAISQTGGHGDVHGLPHEWVADGTPLSTLADGTDECRREARKRVRDGVDCLKIMTTGGVLSERDAPDSRQFTDDEIRAMTREADRAGVQTAAHAQGTAGIEAALRNGVSTVEHGFYLDGDCIDLLKECGGTFVPTLSIMYRITERGDEYGVPEWGLEKAREAREAHVEAVERAYEANAAVAAGTDFMGPELVPHGENALEMELLVEEIGFSEMDALQAGTRVAARTLPRNDVGTLTEGARADFAVLGGDPLADISAVRRVEETYVDGQRMDA, encoded by the coding sequence ATGAGAGTGTTCGACGCAGCACGACTCGTCGACGGCCGCCGCGACGAGGCCCTCGACGACGCCCGCCTCGTCGTCGACGACGACGGCACGGTTGCGGCGGCCGGCCCGCGCGAGGGCGTCGACGCGCCGCCCGAGGCCGACCGCGTCGAGTTCCCGGAGTCGACCGTCGTCCCGGGGTTCGTCGACGCCCACGTCCACCTGCAGGGCGCCCGCTCGATGGACGTCGCCGACTGGACGACCACACCGGACTCGCTGGCCGCCGCGCGCGCCACGGCTGACTTGCGGTCGCTGGCCCGCGCCGGGTTCACGAGCGTCCGCGACCTCGGCAGCACCGTCGGGCCCGGCCTCCGCGAGGCGGTCCGCGAGGGCGAAGTCACGGGGCCGCGCGTGTTCACGAGCGGTCGCGCTATCTCTCAGACGGGCGGCCACGGCGACGTCCACGGCCTCCCGCACGAGTGGGTGGCGGACGGCACGCCGCTGTCCACGCTCGCGGACGGCACCGACGAGTGCCGTCGGGAGGCCCGCAAGCGCGTGCGGGACGGCGTCGACTGCCTGAAGATCATGACCACGGGCGGCGTGCTGAGCGAGCGCGACGCCCCGGACAGCCGGCAGTTCACGGACGACGAAATTCGCGCGATGACCCGGGAGGCCGACCGCGCGGGCGTCCAGACCGCCGCCCACGCCCAGGGGACCGCGGGCATCGAAGCAGCGCTCCGGAACGGCGTCTCGACGGTCGAGCACGGCTTCTACCTCGACGGCGACTGCATCGACCTCCTGAAGGAGTGCGGCGGCACGTTCGTCCCGACGCTCTCGATCATGTACCGCATCACGGAGCGCGGCGACGAGTACGGCGTCCCCGAGTGGGGCCTGGAGAAAGCCCGCGAGGCCCGCGAAGCCCACGTCGAGGCCGTCGAGCGCGCGTACGAGGCGAACGCCGCGGTCGCCGCTGGCACGGACTTCATGGGGCCGGAGCTGGTCCCGCACGGCGAGAACGCCCTGGAGATGGAGCTGCTCGTCGAGGAGATCGGGTTCTCGGAGATGGACGCGCTCCAGGCGGGCACGCGGGTCGCCGCGCGCACGCTCCCCCGGAACGACGTCGGCACGCTCACCGAGGGCGCCCGCGCGGACTTCGCGGTCCTCGGCGGCGACCCGCTGGCGGACATCTCGGCGGTCCGGCGCGTCGAGGAGACGTACGTAGACGGCCAGCGGATGGACGCCTGA
- a CDS encoding response regulator codes for MSGGREGATVLAVDDLRDYLDVYEHRLGDRYDVRTAAGGERALEAVSADVEVVLLDRDMPDVSGDEVLERIREAGYDCRVAMVTANEPDEDVVGLGYDAYVQKPVSGEELTGVVERLLALSAYADAVEAFHEACERRAGGENGAAERVRELRERVDDIADGFDERDYRVVFRDLR; via the coding sequence ATGAGCGGTGGCCGCGAGGGCGCGACCGTGCTCGCCGTCGACGACCTGCGGGACTACCTCGACGTCTACGAGCACCGGCTCGGCGACCGGTACGACGTCCGGACCGCAGCCGGCGGCGAGCGCGCGCTCGAAGCCGTCTCCGCGGACGTCGAGGTCGTGCTCCTCGACCGCGACATGCCGGACGTCTCCGGCGACGAGGTGCTCGAACGCATCCGGGAGGCGGGCTACGACTGCCGGGTGGCGATGGTGACGGCGAACGAACCCGACGAGGACGTCGTCGGGCTCGGCTACGACGCGTACGTCCAGAAGCCCGTGTCGGGCGAGGAGCTCACCGGCGTCGTCGAACGCCTGCTAGCGCTGTCGGCGTACGCGGACGCGGTGGAGGCGTTCCACGAGGCCTGCGAGCGGCGCGCCGGGGGCGAGAATGGGGCTGCCGAGCGCGTGCGGGAACTCCGCGAGCGCGTCGACGACATCGCGGACGGCTTCGACGAGCGGGACTACCGCGTCGTGTTCCGGGACCTCCGGTAG
- a CDS encoding HalX domain-containing protein: MTDDGARVLVVDDDEALTDVYAAWLAERYAVETATTGEAALETLDERVDVVLLDRRMPGLSGEEVLDRIRRAGYDCRVAMVTGVRPSTDVVELGFDEYLVKPVEQSELHDVVDTLLDRATYDDRLQELYSLASKRALLESEAEDGDVELDESYQEVVARIQELRDRIDDTVDGFGFDDFRVAFRDVPDANCRVD, from the coding sequence ATGACTGACGACGGGGCTCGCGTGCTGGTGGTCGACGACGACGAAGCGCTCACCGACGTGTACGCCGCGTGGCTGGCCGAGCGGTACGCCGTCGAGACCGCCACCACCGGCGAGGCCGCCCTGGAGACGCTCGACGAGCGGGTCGACGTCGTGCTGCTCGACCGGCGGATGCCCGGGCTCTCCGGCGAGGAAGTCCTCGACCGCATCCGGCGCGCCGGGTACGACTGCCGGGTGGCGATGGTCACGGGCGTCCGCCCGAGCACGGACGTCGTCGAACTCGGCTTCGACGAGTACCTCGTCAAGCCCGTCGAGCAGAGCGAGCTCCACGATGTCGTCGACACGCTGCTCGACCGCGCGACGTACGACGACCGACTCCAGGAGCTGTACTCGCTCGCCTCGAAGCGCGCGCTCCTCGAATCCGAAGCCGAGGACGGCGACGTCGAGCTCGACGAGTCCTACCAGGAGGTCGTCGCGCGCATCCAGGAGCTGCGCGACCGAATCGACGACACCGTCGACGGCTTCGGGTTCGACGACTTCCGCGTGGCGTTCCGCGACGTCCCCGACGCGAACTGCAGGGTCGACTGA